The DNA segment TGAAGTGCTGACCCACTTCACCGACTTCCTCAGCCAGTTCCTGCCGGACGAAGAGCGCTACAGCGACGCCGACGCCCAGCCGGTCAGCGACCCGCACCAGATCCAGCACGACGCCCTCGACCGCCTCAAGGCCCTGCTCGCCGAGCACATGGGCGACGAGCGCCTGCTGCTGACCTGGTTCGGCCAGTTCATGACCGAGCCGCGTTACCCCGAGCAGGTTGCTGGCGAGGAGCTCAGCGAAGAAGAGCTGATCGACAGCCTGGAGCAAGGCGCGATCCTGGTGCGCAACCCAAGCGCGCGCTTGGCCTGGTCGGAAGTCGACGACAACCTGCTGCTGTTCGCCAGCGGCCAGAGCCGTCTGGTCTCGGGCCATCTGCGCGAACTGCTGAAGCTGATCTGCGCGGCCGACGCACTGCACATCGAAAACCTTGTAGAGTGGCTCAAAGACGAAGAAGGCCGCACGTTGGTCTGCCAGCTGGTCAAACAAGGGAGTGTGGGATTCGCCAATGAATAAAATCAGCGTTCGCCTCGCCGACTGGCATAAAGACAACGCCGATATCCGCCGCATCCGCGAAGCGGTGTTTGTCGCCGAACAGCACATTCCACCTGAGCTGGAGTTCGATGCCGAAGACCAGGAAGCCGTGCACTTCCTGGCCCTGGAAGGCGACTACCCGATCGGCACCGCCCGTTTGCTCGCCGATGGCACCATCGGCCGCATCTCGGTGCTCAAGGACTGGCGTGGCCTGAAGGTAGGCGACGCGCTGGTCCAGGCAGTGATCGCCGAAGCGCAGCACCGCGACCTCAAGCAGCAGACCTTGAGTGCCCAGGTGCATGCCACGCCATTCTACGAGCGGCTGGGCTTTCGCGTGGTCAGCGAGGAATTCCTCGAGGCCGGTATCCCGCACGTAGATATGGTCCGCGACTCCCACGAGATCGCCTGATCTGATCCTCGTGAGGCAATCCTGCTCCTGGATGGGAGCGGGCTTGCCCCGCGATCAGGGTCGACAGCCAATTAGCTGCGCGACACAAAAAGCTGTACATCCATACAGATATAGCTTGCTTCCCCCCTTCTCTTTGCGCATCCTAACGCCCATCGTTTGCCCACGAAGCGTTGCCGGCCATGCGCCTCTTTCTCTGCGAAAAGCCTTCTCAGGCCAAAGACATCGCCCAAGTCCTCGGCGCCACCC comes from the Pseudomonas urmiensis genome and includes:
- a CDS encoding GNAT family N-acetyltransferase, with the translated sequence MNKISVRLADWHKDNADIRRIREAVFVAEQHIPPELEFDAEDQEAVHFLALEGDYPIGTARLLADGTIGRISVLKDWRGLKVGDALVQAVIAEAQHRDLKQQTLSAQVHATPFYERLGFRVVSEEFLEAGIPHVDMVRDSHEIA